In Sphingomonas sp. SUN019, one genomic interval encodes:
- a CDS encoding 50S ribosomal protein L23 — protein MAKAPQKAIDNRHYDVIVAPHITEKSTLLSEQNAVVFKVANDASKPEIKAAVEAIFGVSVLNVNTLVQKGKTKRWKGAPYQRSDMKKAIVTLKDGQSIDITEGAK, from the coding sequence ATGGCTAAGGCCCCGCAGAAGGCGATCGACAACCGTCATTATGACGTGATCGTCGCGCCGCACATCACCGAGAAGTCGACGCTTCTGTCCGAACAGAACGCCGTCGTGTTCAAGGTGGCTAACGATGCGTCGAAGCCCGAAATCAAGGCCGCCGTAGAGGCGATCTTCGGCGTGAGCGTGCTGAACGTGAACACGCTGGTCCAGAAGGGCAAGACGAAACGTTGGAAGGGTGCTCCCTACCAGCGTTCGGACATGAAGAAGGCGATCGTGACGCTCAAGGACGGGCAGTCGATCGACATTACCGAGGGGGCCAAGTAA
- the rpsG gene encoding 30S ribosomal protein S7 produces MARRRRPEKREILPDPVYGDEVLSKFMNSVMLDGKKSVAEGIVYSAMEVVETRAKREPIGVFHDALNNIKPGIEVRSRRVGGATYQVPVEVRPERAQALAIRWLITAARARSENTMSARLSGELLDASNNRGNAVKKREDTHRMAEANRAFSHYRW; encoded by the coding sequence ATGGCTCGTCGTCGTCGTCCCGAAAAGCGGGAAATCCTGCCTGATCCCGTGTACGGGGATGAGGTTCTGTCCAAGTTCATGAATTCGGTGATGCTGGACGGCAAGAAGTCCGTCGCCGAAGGCATCGTCTATTCGGCGATGGAAGTCGTCGAGACCCGCGCCAAGCGCGAGCCGATCGGCGTGTTCCATGACGCGCTGAACAACATTAAGCCGGGCATCGAGGTACGTTCGCGCCGCGTCGGTGGCGCCACCTACCAGGTGCCGGTCGAGGTGCGTCCGGAACGCGCGCAGGCGCTGGCGATCCGCTGGCTGATCACCGCCGCGCGTGCGCGGTCGGAGAACACGATGTCGGCGCGTCTGTCGGGCGAATTGCTCGATGCGTCGAACAACCGTGGCAACGCGGTGAAGAAGCGCGAAGACACGCACCGCATGGCCGAAGCGAACCGCGCGTTCAGCCACTACCGCTGGTAA
- a CDS encoding MAPEG family protein has product MQVLGILWPTLALVALVFVVWFTLFFQRTAHMKRNPPTAETFADGDSSLRYFRPVEMPANNLANLFEMPVLYFALVPVLLLTAQANHIQVVFAWIYVVARVLHSYIHIAVKNVPARFLVYAISVAALMAMWIGFAVDLVAAASAFDAAHAGLGVV; this is encoded by the coding sequence ATGCAGGTGCTGGGAATTTTGTGGCCGACGCTCGCGCTGGTGGCGCTGGTGTTCGTTGTCTGGTTCACGCTGTTTTTCCAGCGGACCGCGCATATGAAGCGCAATCCGCCGACCGCTGAAACCTTTGCCGACGGCGATTCCTCGCTGCGCTATTTCCGCCCGGTCGAGATGCCAGCGAACAATCTCGCCAATCTGTTCGAGATGCCGGTGCTGTATTTCGCACTGGTGCCGGTGCTGCTGCTAACGGCGCAGGCCAATCACATTCAGGTGGTGTTCGCGTGGATCTACGTCGTGGCGCGTGTGCTGCACAGCTACATCCATATCGCGGTGAAGAACGTGCCTGCGCGCTTCCTGGTTTATGCGATTTCGGTCGCAGCGCTGATGGCGATGTGGATCGGCTTTGCGGTCGATCTGGTCGCGGCGGCCAGTGCGTTCGATGCGGCTCATGCCGGTTTGGGAGTCGTTTGA
- a CDS encoding alpha/beta fold hydrolase, with amino-acid sequence MRSIVALAGIAGLSIGAAPAPPAVPDFGSDLERFTYPWPVERMTFDVVGQPANMAYMDLAPARPNGRTAVLLHGKNFCGATWGSTARALRDAGYRVIIPDQIGFCKSSKPRAGQYSFEMLANNTRRLLEARGVTKATVVGHSMGGMLAMRYAIMFPKSVDRLVLVNPLGLIDRSEEGLPYTDVDTLWAGEKKTSYASIKAYQQVNYYHGTWKPAYDRWVWMLAGMYQGAGRDAVALAQAKTSEMIKTQPVAHELYRIAPPTTLIVGTLDKTAFGRAQMPASLRGFLQAIPQVAPIAVRKMPNARLVQLDGLGHSPQVEDPARFEKTLLAAIR; translated from the coding sequence ATGCGGTCGATCGTTGCGCTGGCGGGAATTGCCGGATTGTCGATCGGGGCCGCACCCGCGCCGCCCGCCGTTCCCGATTTCGGGAGCGACCTGGAACGCTTCACCTATCCGTGGCCGGTCGAACGGATGACGTTCGACGTCGTCGGGCAACCGGCGAACATGGCGTATATGGACCTTGCCCCGGCGCGGCCGAACGGGCGCACCGCAGTGCTGCTGCACGGCAAGAACTTCTGCGGCGCGACGTGGGGATCGACCGCGCGGGCGCTGCGCGATGCGGGATACCGGGTCATCATCCCGGACCAGATCGGTTTCTGCAAATCGTCGAAGCCGCGCGCCGGCCAGTACAGTTTCGAGATGCTGGCGAACAACACCCGCCGTCTTCTCGAAGCGCGCGGCGTGACGAAGGCGACCGTCGTCGGCCATTCGATGGGCGGGATGCTCGCGATGCGCTACGCGATCATGTTTCCGAAAAGCGTCGACCGGCTCGTGCTGGTCAATCCGCTCGGCCTGATCGATCGCTCGGAAGAGGGGCTGCCCTACACCGATGTCGACACGCTCTGGGCGGGGGAGAAGAAGACCAGCTACGCCTCGATCAAGGCGTATCAGCAGGTCAATTATTATCATGGGACGTGGAAGCCCGCCTACGATCGCTGGGTCTGGATGCTGGCGGGGATGTATCAGGGCGCGGGCCGCGACGCGGTGGCGTTGGCGCAGGCCAAGACCAGCGAGATGATCAAGACCCAGCCGGTCGCGCACGAACTCTACCGCATCGCGCCGCCGACGACGCTGATCGTCGGGACGCTCGACAAGACCGCGTTCGGCCGTGCGCAGATGCCCGCGTCGCTCCGCGGATTCCTGCAGGCGATCCCGCAAGTCGCGCCGATCGCGGTTCGCAAGATGCCGAACGCCAGGCTGGTGCAACTCGATGGCCTCGGTCATTCGCCGCAGGTCGAGGATCCGGCGCGGTTCGAGAAGACGCTGCTGGCGGCGATTCGCTAG
- the rplB gene encoding 50S ribosomal protein L2, whose product MALKHYNPTSPGVRGLILVDRSALYKGRPIKALTEGKNKTGGRNNKGHVTSRGIAGGHKQRYRIVDFKRRKWDVEGIVERIEYDPNRTAFIALVNYGETDGKSDVAYIIAPQRLGVGDKVIAAKKTDVKPGNAMELGSVPVGTIVHNVEMKPGKGGQIARSAGTYVQVVGRDKGMVIVRLNSGEQRYIHSNCMATVGAVSNPDNQNQNFGKAGRSRWMGKRPLTRGVAKNPVDHPHGGGEGRTSGGRHPVTPWGKPTKGARTRHNKSTDKMIIRSRHSTKRKG is encoded by the coding sequence ATGGCACTCAAGCATTATAACCCGACGTCGCCCGGCGTCCGCGGCCTGATCCTGGTCGACCGTTCGGCGCTGTACAAGGGGCGTCCGATCAAGGCGCTCACCGAGGGCAAGAACAAGACCGGCGGCCGCAACAACAAGGGCCATGTCACCTCGCGCGGCATCGCGGGCGGTCACAAGCAGCGCTATCGCATCGTCGATTTCAAGCGTCGCAAGTGGGACGTCGAGGGTATCGTGGAGCGGATCGAATATGATCCCAACCGCACCGCCTTCATCGCGCTCGTCAATTATGGCGAGACCGACGGGAAGTCCGACGTCGCCTATATCATCGCTCCGCAGCGCCTCGGCGTCGGCGACAAGGTGATCGCGGCGAAGAAGACCGACGTGAAGCCGGGCAACGCGATGGAGCTGGGTTCGGTCCCGGTCGGCACGATCGTTCACAACGTCGAGATGAAGCCCGGCAAGGGTGGTCAGATCGCACGGTCGGCCGGCACGTATGTGCAGGTCGTCGGTCGCGACAAGGGCATGGTGATCGTTCGCCTCAACTCGGGCGAGCAGCGCTATATCCACTCCAATTGCATGGCGACGGTCGGCGCGGTGTCGAACCCCGACAACCAGAACCAGAACTTCGGCAAGGCCGGACGTTCGCGATGGATGGGCAAGCGTCCGCTGACCCGCGGCGTCGCCAAGAACCCGGTCGACCATCCGCACGGCGGTGGTGAAGGCCGGACCTCGGGCGGCCGTCATCCGGTCACCCCGTGGGGCAAGCCGACGAAGGGTGCGCGCACCCGTCACAACAAATCGACCGACAAGATGATCATCCGGTCGCGTCATTCGACGAAGAGGAAGGGCTAA
- the rplC gene encoding 50S ribosomal protein L3 gives MRTGVIAKKMGMTRLFQDDGRHVPVTVLQIEALQVVSRREQNTDGYTAVQLGAGVAKVKNVAKPQRGHFGKAEVEPKAIVHEFRVTEDNLLDVGAELSADHFVAGQMVDIQGRTQGKGFAGGMKRWNFGGLRATHGVSVSHRSLGSTGQRQDPGRVFKNKKMAGHMGDKYRTQQNLEIVGTDVERGLIFVKGSVPGSKGGWLFVKDSVKVKAHADAPYPASLKQAANTNTAADTPAETSDAPEATDGQEG, from the coding sequence ATGCGTACCGGCGTGATCGCGAAGAAGATGGGGATGACCCGCCTGTTTCAGGACGACGGTCGGCACGTGCCGGTCACCGTTCTGCAGATCGAGGCGCTGCAGGTCGTTTCCCGCCGCGAACAGAATACCGACGGCTACACCGCCGTCCAGCTTGGCGCAGGCGTCGCCAAGGTGAAGAACGTCGCCAAGCCGCAGCGCGGCCATTTCGGCAAGGCCGAAGTGGAGCCGAAGGCGATCGTCCACGAATTCCGCGTGACCGAGGATAACCTCCTCGATGTCGGCGCAGAACTGTCGGCGGATCACTTCGTCGCAGGCCAGATGGTCGATATCCAGGGTCGTACGCAGGGCAAGGGTTTTGCCGGCGGCATGAAGCGCTGGAACTTCGGCGGCCTGCGCGCGACGCACGGCGTCTCCGTCAGCCACCGTTCGCTCGGTTCGACCGGTCAGCGCCAGGATCCGGGTCGCGTCTTCAAGAACAAGAAGATGGCCGGGCACATGGGCGACAAGTATCGCACCCAGCAGAACCTCGAGATCGTCGGCACCGACGTCGAGCGCGGCCTGATCTTCGTCAAGGGCTCGGTCCCTGGCTCGAAGGGCGGCTGGCTGTTCGTCAAGGATTCGGTGAAGGTGAAGGCTCACGCCGACGCTCCGTATCCCGCCAGCCTGAAGCAGGCTGCCAATACCAACACCGCTGCTGATACGCCGGCCGAAACCTCGGACGCGCCTGAAGCGACCGACGGCCAGGAGGGCTGA
- the tuf gene encoding elongation factor Tu — protein MAKAKFERNKPHLNIGTIGHVDHGKTSLTAAITKVLAETSGGVAVDFANIDKAPEERERGITISTAHVEYETAARHYAHVDCPGHADYVKNMITGAAQMDGAILVVSATDGPMPQTREHILLARQVGVPTMVVFMNKVDLVDDEEILELVEMEIRELLSKYDFDGDNIPVIKGSATCALSGSNDKLGKEAVLELMKAVDEYLPQPERPLDKPFMMPIEDVFSISGRGTVVTGRVETGIIKVGEEVEIVGIHPEVRKTTVTGVEMFRKLLDQGQAGDNVGALIRGVGREEVERGQVLCKPGSIKPHTDFASEVYVLSKDEGGRHTPFFANYRPQFYFRTTDVTGTVELPEGTEMVMPGDNVALGIKLIAPIAMDVGQRFTIREGGRTVGSGIVSGITK, from the coding sequence ATGGCCAAGGCAAAATTCGAGCGGAACAAGCCGCATCTCAACATCGGCACCATCGGTCACGTCGACCACGGCAAGACGTCGCTGACCGCGGCGATCACCAAGGTGCTGGCCGAGACGAGCGGCGGCGTGGCCGTCGATTTCGCCAACATCGACAAGGCGCCCGAAGAGCGTGAGCGCGGCATCACGATTTCGACCGCGCACGTCGAGTATGAGACGGCAGCACGCCACTATGCGCACGTCGATTGCCCGGGCCACGCCGATTATGTGAAGAACATGATCACCGGCGCGGCGCAGATGGACGGCGCGATCCTGGTCGTGTCGGCCACCGACGGCCCGATGCCGCAGACCCGCGAGCACATCCTGCTGGCGCGTCAGGTCGGCGTGCCGACGATGGTCGTGTTCATGAACAAGGTCGATCTGGTCGACGACGAGGAAATCCTCGAGCTGGTCGAGATGGAAATCCGCGAGCTGCTTTCGAAGTATGATTTCGACGGCGACAACATCCCGGTTATCAAGGGTTCGGCGACGTGCGCGCTGTCGGGTTCGAACGACAAGCTCGGCAAGGAAGCCGTGCTCGAGCTGATGAAGGCGGTCGACGAGTATCTGCCGCAGCCCGAGCGTCCGCTCGACAAGCCGTTCATGATGCCGATCGAGGACGTGTTCTCGATTTCGGGCCGTGGCACGGTCGTCACCGGCCGCGTCGAGACCGGCATCATCAAGGTCGGCGAGGAAGTCGAGATCGTCGGCATCCACCCCGAAGTCCGCAAGACCACGGTCACCGGCGTCGAGATGTTCCGCAAGCTGCTCGATCAGGGCCAGGCCGGCGACAACGTCGGCGCGCTGATCCGCGGCGTGGGCCGTGAAGAGGTCGAGCGTGGCCAGGTGCTCTGCAAGCCCGGCTCGATCAAGCCGCACACCGACTTCGCGTCGGAAGTGTACGTGCTGTCGAAGGATGAAGGCGGCCGTCACACGCCGTTCTTCGCCAACTATCGTCCGCAGTTTTACTTCCGCACCACGGACGTGACCGGCACCGTCGAACTGCCCGAGGGCACCGAGATGGTGATGCCCGGCGACAACGTCGCGCTCGGCATCAAGCTGATCGCGCCGATCGCGATGGATGTCGGCCAGCGCTTCACCATCCGTGAGGGTGGCCGGACCGTCGGTTCGGGCATCGTGAGCGGCATCACGAAGTAA
- a CDS encoding amidohydrolase family protein yields the protein MRNMLLATAALFAAAPAAAESVVVTAARLLDVEKGVILAEPVIVVTDGRIASVVTRNGPRPNIPAEAKRVDLGDVTLVPGLIDMHVHLDSSPLYGGYTGLQFTDAFWSAIGVGNAAAMLKAGFTTVRNVGSEHYDDVAYKQAIEEGLMIGPRIVPAAHALGATGGHCDSTFFPPSFNQRGKAVGDSPDELRVRVREQRKYGAEVIKVCATGGVFSRNTEPGQQQLSEAELRAIADEAHQWGLKVAAHAHGAAGIKAAIRGGIDTIEHASLIDDEGIRLAKERGAYLSMDIYNTEYTQAEGKKNGVLEDNLRKDREVAQIQRDNFRKANAAGVKMVFGTDAGVMPHKDAAKQFRVMVQYGMTPLQAIRAATVTAAEALGRTRDVGAIAIGRYGDMVAVQGDPLADVATLEKPVAVIKGGVPVKLD from the coding sequence ATGCGTAATATGTTGCTCGCCACCGCCGCGCTGTTCGCCGCCGCGCCCGCCGCCGCCGAAAGCGTCGTCGTCACCGCTGCGCGGTTGCTCGATGTGGAGAAGGGGGTGATCCTGGCCGAGCCGGTGATCGTCGTCACCGACGGCCGGATCGCGTCGGTCGTCACGCGGAACGGCCCGCGGCCGAACATTCCGGCGGAGGCGAAACGCGTCGACCTGGGCGACGTGACGCTCGTCCCCGGCCTGATCGACATGCACGTCCATCTCGATTCGAGCCCGCTCTACGGCGGCTATACCGGGCTGCAGTTCACCGACGCCTTCTGGAGCGCGATCGGGGTCGGCAACGCCGCGGCGATGCTGAAGGCGGGGTTCACGACGGTGCGCAACGTCGGCAGCGAGCATTACGACGACGTGGCGTACAAACAGGCGATCGAGGAAGGTCTGATGATCGGCCCGCGCATCGTTCCCGCCGCCCACGCGCTGGGCGCGACCGGCGGGCATTGCGACAGCACCTTCTTCCCGCCGTCGTTCAACCAGCGCGGCAAGGCGGTCGGCGACAGCCCCGACGAATTGCGCGTGCGGGTGCGCGAGCAGCGCAAATATGGCGCGGAGGTCATCAAGGTCTGCGCGACCGGCGGCGTCTTCAGCCGCAACACCGAACCCGGCCAGCAGCAATTGTCCGAAGCCGAACTCCGCGCGATCGCCGACGAGGCGCATCAATGGGGCCTGAAGGTCGCTGCGCACGCGCACGGGGCAGCCGGCATCAAGGCGGCGATCCGCGGCGGGATCGACACGATCGAACACGCCAGCCTGATCGACGACGAAGGCATCCGCCTGGCGAAGGAGCGCGGCGCGTATCTTTCGATGGACATCTACAACACCGAATACACGCAGGCCGAGGGCAAGAAGAACGGCGTGCTGGAGGACAATCTGCGTAAGGACCGCGAGGTGGCGCAGATCCAGCGCGACAATTTCCGCAAGGCCAATGCAGCTGGGGTGAAGATGGTGTTCGGCACCGACGCGGGCGTGATGCCGCATAAGGATGCGGCGAAACAGTTTCGGGTGATGGTGCAATATGGGATGACCCCGCTGCAGGCGATCCGAGCCGCCACGGTCACCGCCGCCGAGGCGCTAGGGCGGACGCGCGACGTGGGGGCGATCGCGATCGGGCGCTACGGCGACATGGTCGCGGTGCAGGGCGATCCGCTCGCTGATGTGGCGACGCTGGAAAAGCCGGTCGCGGTCATCAAAGGCGGCGTGCCCGTGAAGCTCGATTGA
- the rpsL gene encoding 30S ribosomal protein S12 has protein sequence MPTINQLVRKGREQQKAKNKVPAMEANPQKRGVCTRVYTTTPKKPNSALRKVAKVRLTNQREVISYIPGEGHNLQEHSVVLIRGGRVRDLPGVRYHVLRGVLDTQGVKDRRQSRSKYGAKRPK, from the coding sequence ATGCCAACGATCAACCAGCTGGTCCGCAAGGGCCGCGAACAGCAAAAGGCCAAGAACAAGGTCCCTGCAATGGAAGCGAACCCGCAGAAGCGCGGCGTTTGCACCCGTGTGTACACGACGACCCCGAAAAAGCCGAACTCGGCATTACGCAAGGTGGCCAAGGTTCGCCTGACCAACCAGCGCGAAGTCATTTCGTACATTCCGGGCGAAGGCCACAATCTCCAGGAGCACTCCGTGGTCCTGATCCGTGGCGGCCGTGTGCGCGACCTTCCCGGCGTTCGTTATCACGTCCTGCGCGGCGTGCTCGATACGCAGGGCGTGAAGGATCGCCGCCAGTCGCGTTCCAAATACGGCGCAAAGCGTCCGAAGTAA
- the fusA gene encoding elongation factor G, with product MARSHPLDRYRNIGIMAHIDAGKTTTTERILYYTGKSYKIGEVHEGTATMDWMEQEQERGITITSAATTCFWAAEEGKGPEHRINIIDTPGHVDFTIEVERSLRVLDGAVACFDGVAGVEPQSETVWRQADKYGVPRMCFINKLDRTGADFYFCVDSIIERLGARPAVLYLPIGIEGGFKGLVDLVENRAIIWLEESLGAKFEYQEIPADMAEKAAKYRSDLIEMAVELDDDLMEAYLEGNEPSTADLKKLIRKGTLAMAFVPIVCGSAFKNKGVQPLLDAVVDYLPSPLDVPAIKGLKLDGETPDERPSTDEAPFSALAFKIMNDPFVGTLTFARIYSGKLETASMVTNSVKDKKEKVGRMLLMHANSREDIQEAFAGDIVALAGLKDTTTGDTLCAANAPIILERMEFPEPVIELSVEPKTKADQEKMGVALNRLAREDPSFRVSSDAESGQTIIKGMGELHLEILVDRMKREFKVEANVGAPQVAYREYLGKKVDIDYTHKKQSGGSGQFGRVKLTVIPGERGSGFQFFDEVKGGNIPKEYIPSVEKGMRETAETGSLIGFPIIDFEVHLYDGAYHDVDSSALAFEICARGAMREAAQKAGIKLLEPIMKVEVVTPEDYLGDVIGDMNSRRGQIQGTDSRGNAQTVEAMVPLANMFGYVNQLRSFTQGRAQYSMQFSHYDEVPANVAEEVKAKLA from the coding sequence ATGGCCCGCAGCCATCCGCTCGACCGTTACCGCAACATCGGCATCATGGCGCACATCGACGCCGGCAAGACGACGACGACCGAGCGCATCCTCTATTACACCGGCAAGTCCTACAAGATCGGCGAAGTGCACGAAGGCACTGCGACGATGGACTGGATGGAGCAGGAGCAGGAGCGCGGGATCACGATCACGTCGGCTGCGACGACGTGTTTCTGGGCGGCTGAAGAGGGTAAGGGCCCCGAGCACCGCATCAACATCATCGACACGCCGGGCCACGTCGACTTCACGATCGAAGTCGAGCGTTCGCTGCGCGTGCTCGACGGCGCGGTCGCATGCTTCGACGGCGTTGCGGGCGTGGAGCCGCAGTCGGAAACGGTGTGGCGTCAGGCGGACAAGTACGGCGTGCCGCGCATGTGCTTCATCAACAAGCTGGATCGCACCGGCGCCGATTTCTACTTCTGCGTTGATTCGATCATTGAGCGCCTGGGCGCGCGTCCTGCTGTGCTGTATCTGCCGATCGGCATCGAGGGCGGCTTCAAGGGCCTGGTCGATCTGGTCGAGAACCGCGCGATCATCTGGCTCGAAGAGAGCCTGGGTGCGAAGTTCGAATATCAGGAAATCCCCGCGGACATGGCCGAAAAGGCCGCCAAGTATCGCAGCGACCTGATCGAGATGGCCGTCGAATTGGACGACGACCTGATGGAAGCCTATCTCGAGGGTAACGAACCGAGCACGGCCGACCTGAAGAAGCTGATCCGCAAGGGTACGCTCGCCATGGCGTTCGTGCCGATCGTGTGCGGCTCGGCGTTCAAGAACAAGGGCGTCCAGCCGCTGCTCGACGCCGTCGTCGACTATCTGCCGTCCCCGCTCGACGTTCCCGCGATCAAGGGCCTGAAGCTCGACGGGGAAACGCCGGACGAGCGTCCGTCGACCGACGAGGCGCCTTTCTCCGCCTTGGCGTTCAAGATCATGAACGACCCATTCGTCGGCACGCTGACCTTCGCCCGCATCTATTCGGGCAAGCTGGAAACCGCGTCGATGGTCACCAATTCGGTGAAGGACAAGAAGGAAAAGGTCGGTCGCATGCTGCTGATGCATGCGAACAGCCGTGAGGACATCCAGGAAGCTTTCGCGGGCGACATCGTCGCGCTGGCGGGGCTGAAGGACACCACCACCGGGGACACGCTCTGCGCCGCCAACGCGCCGATCATCCTGGAGCGGATGGAATTCCCCGAGCCCGTCATCGAGCTGTCGGTGGAACCGAAGACCAAGGCCGACCAGGAAAAGATGGGCGTCGCGCTCAATCGTCTGGCGCGCGAGGATCCGTCGTTCCGCGTGTCGTCCGACGCCGAGAGCGGCCAGACCATCATCAAGGGGATGGGCGAGCTCCATCTCGAGATCCTGGTCGACCGCATGAAGCGCGAGTTCAAGGTCGAGGCGAACGTCGGCGCGCCGCAGGTGGCGTACCGTGAATACCTCGGCAAGAAGGTCGACATCGACTATACGCACAAGAAGCAGTCGGGCGGCTCGGGCCAGTTCGGCCGCGTCAAGCTGACCGTAATTCCGGGCGAGCGCGGATCGGGCTTCCAGTTCTTCGACGAAGTGAAGGGCGGCAATATTCCCAAGGAATATATTCCGTCGGTCGAGAAGGGCATGCGCGAGACGGCGGAAACCGGATCGCTGATCGGCTTCCCGATCATCGATTTCGAGGTCCATCTGTACGACGGCGCATATCATGACGTCGACTCGTCGGCGCTGGCGTTCGAAATCTGCGCGCGTGGCGCGATGCGTGAAGCCGCTCAAAAGGCCGGTATCAAGCTGCTCGAGCCGATCATGAAGGTCGAGGTCGTCACACCGGAGGATTATCTGGGCGACGTCATCGGCGACATGAACAGCCGCCGTGGCCAGATCCAGGGCACCGACAGCCGCGGCAACGCGCAGACGGTGGAGGCGATGGTCCCGCTGGCGAACATGTTCGGCTATGTGAACCAGCTACGTTCGTTCACGCAGGGCCGCGCGCAATATTCGATGCAGTTCTCGCATTACGACGAAGTGCCCGCGAACGTCGCCGAAGAAGTGAAGGCGAAACTGGCTTAA
- the rpsS gene encoding 30S ribosomal protein S19 yields the protein MARSVWKGPFVELSLLKKAEVAQDGGARAPIKTWSRRSTILPQFVGLTFNVYNGRKFVPVSVNEDMVGMKLGEFAPTRYFPGHAADKKGKR from the coding sequence ATGGCTCGTTCAGTCTGGAAGGGCCCGTTCGTCGAACTGAGCCTTCTGAAGAAGGCCGAAGTGGCGCAGGACGGCGGCGCACGTGCACCGATCAAGACGTGGTCGCGTCGCTCGACGATCCTGCCCCAGTTCGTCGGCCTGACGTTCAACGTCTATAACGGGCGCAAGTTCGTGCCGGTGAGCGTTAACGAAGACATGGTCGGCATGAAGCTGGGTGAGTTCGCGCCGACGCGCTACTTCCCCGGCCACGCCGCGGACAAGAAGGGCAAGCGCTGA
- the rpsJ gene encoding 30S ribosomal protein S10 has product MDSNIRIRLKAFDHRVLDQATGEISDTARRTGALIRGPIPLPTRIEKFTVNRGPHVDKKSREQFEVRTYKRMLDIVQPTPQTIDALMKLDLAAGVDVEIKLA; this is encoded by the coding sequence ATGGACAGCAACATCCGCATCCGCCTGAAGGCGTTCGACCATCGTGTGCTCGATCAGGCCACCGGTGAGATTTCCGACACCGCACGCCGCACCGGCGCGCTAATCCGCGGTCCCATTCCCCTGCCGACGCGCATCGAGAAGTTCACGGTCAACCGTGGCCCGCACGTCGACAAGAAGAGCCGTGAGCAGTTCGAGGTCCGCACCTACAAGCGGATGCTCGACATCGTGCAGCCGACCCCGCAGACGATCGACGCTTTGATGAAGCTCGACCTCGCTGCCGGCGTTGACGTAGAGATCAAGCTCGCCTAA
- the rplD gene encoding 50S ribosomal protein L4, giving the protein MKVKISSFDDKAKASDVELNDEVFGLDPRADILHRVVTWQLEKRRATARGTRERSDVARTGKKFGRQKGGGTARHGDRRAPIFVGGGKAHGARVRDFNPSLNKKIRALGLKMALSTHAKAGSLVVMDSLAVAENKTKTLLSDWAKLGFGKTALVIDGDTVDTSFALAAGNVHTINVLPAVGANVYDIIKADTLVLTRAAVEKLEARFNG; this is encoded by the coding sequence GTGAAGGTCAAGATTTCCTCCTTCGACGACAAGGCGAAGGCGTCGGACGTCGAGCTCAACGACGAGGTCTTCGGCCTCGATCCGCGCGCCGATATCCTGCACCGCGTCGTCACCTGGCAGCTCGAAAAGCGTCGTGCCACTGCACGCGGCACGCGTGAGCGCTCCGACGTGGCTCGCACCGGCAAGAAGTTCGGTCGCCAGAAGGGCGGCGGCACGGCGCGTCACGGCGATCGTCGCGCACCGATCTTCGTTGGCGGCGGTAAGGCGCACGGCGCCCGCGTCCGCGACTTCAACCCGTCGCTGAACAAGAAGATTCGCGCGCTGGGTCTGAAGATGGCGCTGTCGACCCATGCCAAGGCAGGGTCGCTGGTCGTCATGGACAGCCTGGCCGTGGCCGAGAACAAGACCAAGACGCTGCTGAGCGACTGGGCGAAGCTCGGCTTCGGCAAGACCGCGCTCGTCATCGACGGCGACACGGTCGACACCAGCTTCGCGCTGGCGGCGGGCAACGTCCACACGATCAACGTGCTGCCTGCGGTCGGCGCCAACGTGTACGACATCATCAAGGCCGACACGCTGGTGCTGACCCGCGCCGCGGTCGAAAAGCTGGAGGCGCGCTTCAATGGCTAA